From the genome of Nitrospiria bacterium:
AAATGCAAGCCGGCCTGATTGCGTATCGAAGCGACCGATGAAGATGACCTGGGCCATTGGCAATACCGGGACTGGTCCGACGACGCCCGGATCGAGATCATGTCTATTACAGACGCCCCCGGAACTTCTCAGGAGCTGAAGGGGATAAAGCAGGTCATCCGAGGCATTGCGTTCGCCGATTCGGGGATTCCCCACGGGATCACCGGCCTGCATGCGATCACGGTGAAAGTGGTCCAACGGCCGTAAGTCCCGTCGACGGAAATAGGAAGGTGGTGTCCCCAAGGGGATTCGAACCCCTGTTACCGCCGTGAAAGGGCGATGTCCTAGGCCGGGCTAGACGATGGGGACACAAAATTAGATTGGGTTTCTAAATACTACGAGTCACCCGTTAAGCGAGGATCCGGCCTGGCCGGTCCAAGCGAGGGGCCTGGGGCACCGGACGACACTTCCTAACCTCTTTCGCACGGCCCCCCGGTTGTTATGGTGAGCCGCCCGGGATTCGAACCCGGGACACCCGCCTTAAAAGGGCGGTGCTCTACCAACTGAGCTAGCGGCTCTAATCGCATCAACAAAAAAGGAATACTAACAGACGCGTGGAAATCTTGTCAACGAAATTGGCCCTGAAGGGAGTACGGATCATCCAACAGAATGGCCTCTTCTCTTTTTGTTCCGGTCGAGATCAGGAAAATTCGGCATCCGATCAATTCTTCCAATCGCGATAAATAGTTCTTGGCCCGGACCGGCAATGGCTCGTAGCGCTGAATGCCCGTTGTCGAACATTGCCAGGCTGGCATCGTCTCATAGATCGGCTCGCAGGACTCCTGAATCGTCAAACTGCTGGGCATGTCATGATAGGTTATTCCACGGTACCGGTAACCCACACAGATGTTGATCTCTTTGCACGCATCCAGCACATCCAGTTTGGTAACCGCAACGCCGGTCAGTCCATTGACCCGTACCGCGTGCCGGACCAGAACCGCATCAAACCACCCGCAACGGCGGGCTCGACCGGTCGTCGCCCCAAATTCATGACCTCGTTCCTGAAGCTGAACGCCCGTATCATTCTTGAGCTCGGTTGGAAAAGGGCCGCTCCCAACCCGAGTCGTGTACGCTTTCACAACGCCGACCACCGCCGCGATGCGCGTCGGACCCACCCCCGTTCCCGTGCATGCCCCGCCGGCCGTGGCGCTGGAAGAGGTTACGAAAGGATACGTGCCGTGGTCCACGTCGAGATGGGTTCCCTGGGCGCCTTCGAACAAAACCCGTTTACCTTCATCGATCCATTGATTTAATAGCCAGATTGTATCGACAATGTACTCCCGAATTTCATCGGCGTATCCCATGTATTCCCGGTAGACCTTCTCCAAATCAAACCGTTCCACCTTATAGGTCTGCTCCAGCAGAAAATTCATTTCGATCAAATTTGCGGTCAGTTTTTCCCTGAAAAGATCCGGCTCCAACAGATCGCCGGCGCGGATACCGATGCGGGCCATTTTGTCGACGTAGGCCGGCCCTATTCCGCGGCCGGTGGTGCCGATCCGGCGGGCCCCTTTGAGTCTTTCGCTCTCCTTGTCAATCGCCTTATGGTAGGGCATGATAAGGTGCGCGTTGCTGCTCACGTGCAAGCGGCCGCGGACCGGAATCCCCCGTTTCTCCAAATGTCCGGCCTCTTCGATAAGGGCGGCCGGATCAACCACGACGCCGTTCCCGATCACGCACCGTTTCCTCGGATGAAGAATTCCGGACGGGATCAGATGGAGCACAAAGGTTTCCCGACCCAAGACT
Proteins encoded in this window:
- a CDS encoding adenylosuccinate synthase gives rise to the protein MPALVVVGTQWGDEGKGKIVDLLSERADGVVRYQGGHNAGHTVVLGRETFVLHLIPSGILHPRKRCVIGNGVVVDPAALIEEAGHLEKRGIPVRGRLHVSSNAHLIMPYHKAIDKESERLKGARRIGTTGRGIGPAYVDKMARIGIRAGDLLEPDLFREKLTANLIEMNFLLEQTYKVERFDLEKVYREYMGYADEIREYIVDTIWLLNQWIDEGKRVLFEGAQGTHLDVDHGTYPFVTSSSATAGGACTGTGVGPTRIAAVVGVVKAYTTRVGSGPFPTELKNDTGVQLQERGHEFGATTGRARRCGWFDAVLVRHAVRVNGLTGVAVTKLDVLDACKEINICVGYRYRGITYHDMPSSLTIQESCEPIYETMPAWQCSTTGIQRYEPLPVRAKNYLSRLEELIGCRIFLISTGTKREEAILLDDPYSLQGQFR